The following proteins are encoded in a genomic region of Ctenopharyngodon idella isolate HZGC_01 chromosome 12, HZGC01, whole genome shotgun sequence:
- the nif3l1 gene encoding LOW QUALITY PROTEIN: NIF3-like protein 1 (The sequence of the model RefSeq protein was modified relative to this genomic sequence to represent the inferred CDS: substituted 2 bases at 2 genomic stop codons) — protein sequence MFTRCREFSGKLLRLSCSISFKTSKFLCSPQLSASQFFSFHFSTSHSFFTSLFVPHLSFQHPLPSRSCFPVLWSDIRYLSDFTHPAGHMDLHKVLEVLEQLAPLSLAESWDNVGLLVEPTNPRPIKTILLTNDLTAAVMDEAVAMNCDLIVSYHPPLFRPFKRLLQKDWKQRLAVRAIEGGIAIFSPHTSWDSVEGGVNDWLVGGMGSGQVSVLSQAHSCGPQKHRLEFSSMNEEELNSLLEQLRHIEGSETLQCSTIRXVYXGQQVNLTCNSSALTAAVQILVSNPHASKSLNITQVQQPPLLGCGQGRLSVLDEPVSVSTAVQKMKTHLGLPHLRLALGDQKTLDSMVKTVAVCAGSGASVIQGVKADLYITGEMSHHEVLDAVSKGTSVILSDHSNSERGFLTVFRDRLAARLGDTVNIVISQRDRDPLQVI from the exons ATGTTCACCAGATGTAGGGAATTTTCTGGAAAACTTCTCCGTTTGAGCTGTAGCATCTCCTTCAAAACCAGCAAATTTCTCTGTAGTCCACAGCTTTCTGCttcacagtttttttctttccatttttCAACCTCACATTCGTTTTTCACTTCTCTTTTTGTCCCACATTTGTCTTTTCAACACCCCCTTCCCTCAAGGTCTTGTTTTCCTGTACTCTGGTCTGATATTCGTTACCTTTCTGATTTCACCCATCCTGCTGGACACATGGATTTACACAAAGTGCTTGAGGTTCTCGAACAGCTTGCTCCACTGTCATTGGCTGAATCGTGGGATAACGTTGGCCTGTTGGTGGAGCCCACCAATCCACGTCCAATCAAAACTATCCTGCTAACCAATGACCTGACAGCAGCCGTCATGGATGAAGCTGTAGCGATGAATTGTGACCTCATTGTCTCATACCACCCGCCACTCTTTCGACCTTTCAAACGCCTGCTTCAGAAGGACTGGAAGCAGCGGTTGGCTGTCAGAGCAATAGAGGGTGGCATTGCCATTTTCTCTCCTCACACTTCATGGGACAGTGTTGAAGGAGGCGTTAATGATTGGTTAGTTGGAGGAATGG GCAGCGGACAAGTGTCAGTATTAAGTCAAGCCCACTCTTGCGGCCCACAGAAACACAGGCTTGAGTTCTCGTCCATGAATGAAGAAGAACTAAACAGCCTTTTGGAGCAACTAAGACACATAGAAGGCAGTGAAACCTTGCAGTGCTCTACAATAAGGTAAGTGTAT TGAGGGCAGCAGGTGAACCTAACCTGTAATAGTTCAGCGCTAACTGCTGCTGTGCAGATTCTGGTTTCAAATCCACATGCAAGCAAATCCCTGAACATCACACAAGTCCAGCAG CCTCCTTTGTTGGGTTGCGGTCAAGGACGACTCAGTGTTCTGGATGAGCCAGTGTCTGTTTCTACAGCAGTTCAGAAAATGAAGACTCACTTGGGTTTGCCCCATTTGAGACTGGCCCTGGGGGACCAAAAAACATTAG ACTCTATGGTGAAGACGGTTGCAGTATGTGCAGGGTCTGGAGCGTCTGTCATACAGGGAGTAAAAGCAGACCTCTACATCACTG GTGAGATGTCCCATCATGAGGTTCTAGATGCGGTTTCTAAAGGTACGAGTGTGATTCTCAGTGACCATAGTAACAGCGAGAGAGGCTTCCTGACTgtattcagagacagactggcTGCACGACTGGGCGACACCGTTAACATAGTGATCTCTCAAAGAGACCGAGATCCGCTACAGGTGATTTGA
- the gdpd3b gene encoding lysophospholipase D GDPD3 isoform X3, translated as MLEMDVYLTLDGCVVVSHDNNLLRETGYDKTISSLRFQDLPLYKERLEVTFYVGHYSTGKDRKFVLLEDVFKEFPKLPMLLEIKENNDLLIQKVSCLVKEYRRESITVWASEESAVMAKCQKQNPSIPYMFTMRRGILLLFLFYTGLLPFFPLGESMLLFYLLRIINRTYIPEESYLKNRFVVCLLQKLFMRKSLFKHLVKRGMQVQLFVCNEESDMEAAFAVGATGVMSDYPTLLSNYLKKHPQPPPPAIY; from the exons ATGTTGGAGATGGATGTTTACCTCACACTGGATGGCTGTGTTGTGGTTTCACATGATAATAACCTTTTGAGAGAAACAGGATATGACAAAACAATATCGTCTCTTAGATTCCAG GATTTGCCTCTCTATAAAGAGCGACTTGAGGTCACATTTTATGTTG GACACTACAGTACAGGGAAGGACAGGAAGTTTGTGTTGCTGGAAGATGTCTTCAAGGAATTTCCCAAACTGCCAATGTTGCTTGAGATCAAAGAAAACAATGACTTGCTCATTCAAAAG GTCTCTTGTCTTGTGAAGGAATATCGCAGAGAAAGTATTACAGTTTGGGCTTCTGAAGAGTCTGCTGTTATGGCAAAATGTCAGAAGCAG AACCCATCCATACCCTATATGTTCACTATGAGGCGTGGAATACTGCTTTTATTCCTCTTCTATACTGGGCTCCTTCCCTTTTTCCCTCTGGGTGAAAGTATGCTGCTGTTCTACCTGCTCAGGATTATCAACAG GACTTATATTCCAGAGGAATCCTATCTGAAGAACAGATTTGTTGTGTGTCTTCTTCAGAA GTTGTTTATGCGAAAATCTTTGTTTAAACACTTGGTCAAGAGGGGCATGCAG GTGCAGCTGTTTGTGTGCAATGAAGAGAGCGATATGGAAGCTGCATTTGCAGTCGGAGCTACAGGCGTTATGAGCGACTACCCGACCCTCCTGTCAAACTACCTCAAAAAACACCCTCAACCTCCACCTCCTGCTATTTATTAG